A DNA window from Bubalus bubalis isolate 160015118507 breed Murrah chromosome 20, NDDB_SH_1, whole genome shotgun sequence contains the following coding sequences:
- the LOC123465214 gene encoding myeloid-associated differentiation marker-like → MGYFLRTLQLLSTCVAISLVGSLDSWTVPTSTSSFVILCFCCLMTLIILIIESLALQYHFFSWGDFLLCHACYLALFCLLVSIIYPTTYVQFLPCNPSRDHAIAATAFCFISTVSYATEAIWILGWPQTGDFTGYIGSLSFLLKMLETLVACVILPFISNPYLYMDHPLLVSCVAVYSICFILGIVTILLNLANYENWWPISSSMFHLVLSQLSILLYIGALVLWPLYQFDEKFGGQPERSRDVSCQHRLTNYVCVWDQRLAVAILTAINLLIYVADLVYLAHHISVGTEDQPGDS, encoded by the coding sequence ATGGGCTACTTCCTGCGAACACTGCAGCTGCTCTCCACCTGCGTGGCCATCTCACTAGTGGGCAGCCTGGACAGCTGGACGGTGCCCACAAGTACCTCGTCCTTTGTTATCTTGTGCTTCTGCTGCCTGATGACCCTCATCATCCTCATAATCGAATCACTGGCGCTACAGTACCACTTCTTCTCCTGGGGGGACTTTCTCCTCTGCCATGCCTGCTACCTCGCCCTCTTCTGCCTCTTGGTCTCCATCATTTACCCCACTACCTATGTCCAGTTTTTGCCTTGCAACCCCTCCCGGGACCACGCCATTGCTGCTACTGCGTTCTGCTTCATTTCTACTGTGTCTTATGCCACCGAAGCAATCTGGATCTTGGGCTGGCCCCAGACAGGTGATTTCACTGGCTATATAGGCAGCTTGTCATTCCTCCTAAAGATGCTAGAGACACTGGTGGCCTGTGTCATCTTACCCTTCATCAGCAATCCCTACCTGTACATGGACCATCCATTGCTGGTGTCGTGCGTGGCCGTGTACTCCATCTGCTTCATCTTGGGGATCGTGACCATCCTGTTGAACCTGGCTAACTATGAGAACTGGTGgcccatctcctcctccatgTTCCATCTGGTGCTGAGCCAGCTTTCTATCCTTCTCTACATTGGTGCTCTGGTCCTCTGGCCGCTCTACCAATTTGATGAAAAGTTTGGCGGGCAGCCCGAGAGGTCCAGGGATGTGAGCTGTCAACATAGACTTACCAACTATGTATGCGTCTGGGACCAGCGACTGGCCGTGGCCATCCTGACAGCCATCAACCTGCTGATTTACGTGGCCGACCTGGTGTACTTGGCTCACCACATTTCTGTAGGGACTGAGGACCAGCCCGGGGACTCCTGA